A region of the Hyphomicrobiales bacterium 4NK60-0047b genome:
TTATTAATCGATGCAAAAACGGTGACCATTACTGGGTTTATGCACACATCACTCCTAGCCGAGATATGAATGGGAAAATTACTGGCTATCACTCAAACCGCCGGGTCCCACAACTGGACATTTTAAACCAAACAATCATTCCACTTTATAGGCAATTAAAACAAGCTGAAGACCTGGCTGATAGAAAGCAAGGACTATTGAACTCAGAAAACCTTATGAGCGGTTATCTAGCGGATCAACAACTTGCTTATGATGAGTTCATAATGACTGTTGGACAAAATCAACGCCGCGGGTATCGGTAATCTTCAAATTTTTGTATGAATCATGAGGCCTAATATGATTTTTTCTAATTCTAACCAATCTATTGTTAAAGCAAAAAAGGTTGTCGAAGCTGTCGCTGCGGGAGATTTCGAAGCGCGTATACTTAATATTGAAGAGAAAGGCGAGCTTGGTGATTTGATGCATGCTATCAATTTAATGATTGATAGAACTGATGCTTATATGCGCGAATCCAAAGCCTGCCTTGAATATGTAAGCCGCAATCAATTTTTTCGCCTTATTTCCGAAAAAGGAATGACGGGCTCTTTCCTTGAATGTGCCGAAACCATCAATAAAGCTACTTATCAAATCCAAGAGAGAAATGAAAATTTCGAAAATATTGGCAATAAATTTGAACTTTACTTAAAAAACATTGTTTCTTCAGTTTCGGCATCTGTTCATGAATTAAATGAAGTGGCTGGTTCCGTGAACAACACTTCAAATTTAGCCAAAGAACAGGCCAGTTCTGTTGCATGTGCAGCTGAGCAAACTTCTAATAATATGCAAGGAGTTGCCTCTGCGACTGAAGAACTTACAAGCTCTGTTGACGAAATTAACAGACAAGTTGTTCAAGCTTCAGACATCACTTCAGAGGCTGTTGCCAAATCAGATAATATGAGTGGTCAAATTTCGAGCCTAGCCGATGCCTCAGTTGAGATTAGTAATGTTATGAAGCTTATTACTGAAATTGCTGAACAAACAAATTTACTTGCCTTGAATGCAACCATTGAAGCTGCACGAGCTGGAGACGCTGGGAAAGGTTTTGCAGTTGTGGCGCAAGAAGTAAAAGCACTTGCAAAT
Encoded here:
- a CDS encoding PAS domain-containing protein, translating into MSIDSFLTGNEVTFHDDDIIVSKTNLKGHLTYANKLFLEIAGYTEQEVIGKPHNIIRHPDMPRVIFKMLWDTVRDGNEVFAYVINRCKNGDHYWVYAHITPSRDMNGKITGYHSNRRVPQLDILNQTIIPLYRQLKQAEDLADRKQGLLNSENLMSGYLADQQLAYDEFIMTVGQNQRRGYR
- a CDS encoding methyl-accepting chemotaxis protein, which codes for MIFSNSNQSIVKAKKVVEAVAAGDFEARILNIEEKGELGDLMHAINLMIDRTDAYMRESKACLEYVSRNQFFRLISEKGMTGSFLECAETINKATYQIQERNENFENIGNKFELYLKNIVSSVSASVHELNEVAGSVNNTSNLAKEQASSVACAAEQTSNNMQGVASATEELTSSVDEINRQVVQASDITSEAVAKSDNMSGQISSLADASVEISNVMKLITEIAEQTNLLALNATIEAARAGDAGKGFAVVAQEVKALANQTAKATEATETQIVSIQQATDDAVKASKDIRDTIEQVSDISHAIAAAIKEQGIATQEIAVNVNQSATGTEDVSQSISVVRDATEETQQSSEKILKASNELSEQEVSLQELRDEMSNFLLELKKTG